The genomic segment cttcgaaaggtcttgcccacccagggaactcaggccccctgcgtgggatgtgactctcgtccttaggagtttgactcgaagaccctcgagccactccgagagtcgtcagacagggatctgaccctcaagaccctcttcttgctggcatcggcgaagagagtaggggaactacatggtctttcttatgatgttaaacacaccagaggctggggatctgtgacgctcgatttcgtcccgaacttcgtagccaagactcagaatccgtcgatccctgacgacaggttcgagtctttcacgatcccctcccttctggacttcaccgataacgatgcggatgagatgctgctttgtcctgtgagggcgctacggcgctatctgaagagaactcgacacctcaggcctgagtgccgagcctcttcgttagcactggggttaccaagaaagaagtttccaagaacacgctttctttctggctgcgtgaggtgatcaggagagcgtacgaggctggatggtagcgacgacatccgtacgctccgaccgagagcccacgaagtcagaggtatcggaccctccttagcgttccgtaagaacttctccgtggcgcaggtcctgaaggcaggtgtctgggccaaccagaccaccttcacgtccttctaccttcgggatattgcccacaagtccttggatactttttccttgggacctgtggtggctgctcaacacgttgtgtaagcttacacagcaccgagcaggcagaacagcatcgatttcCTGGTAtggactgggagaatgaatgtgcgaatgagagagtgactggcttctcttcaccatctttctctacctctacctgtgggcagagggatacggtcgttaccacgctggaagggagtcagatgcaggtaagctattcaaccgagctccatcctatctctttaactagagataggagtgtatatccaccactttctccaacaagggggagaaagtggatgcctacatgagacaaacccattactttatatttgctcatgtacaggaaaagttcttacaatgctggtacgaagagatacgcttgcctctctcttagtagcTTTCggccccagaggtctgaccattgaatCCTGACCGGTGctacaccccgatcaatcggacagaggcttggatccctccctcgctcttacgaccagggaggcattccagggatggacgaacaccagtctgttcatctaaagactcagattcctcccaccaagaagtgagtcttcctattgttaaaggaccgatggtttgtattacgtatcggaacaaatgacaatttgtcgaaaattgcatttttcctaactatacaaacctgagtcctttacatatagtccctcctcatgccacccctcactctgcgtatttgcatgggccaaaagcaaaagtgatttgtttacctcccagtcgcgcggcgcgcgacgatcggacaagcagttaactaccgtttccccttccccttgttcgaagcttacgaccgttccagctgccgcttagctacttcctattgttaaaggacctcaggtttgtatagttaggaaaaatgcaattttcgacaaattgtcattttgtgtgTACCCCTGCCATTTTTGTGGTGAACagttcatggattttttttttcagtttctaatTCAGTATGTTCCATTTACCAACAAATCAACCTCTCTCATGAGCTAGGTCATCTCTGTTCCTCCCCAGCAGTAACTTGAGTTCAGAACCAAGTCCTTTCCTTGTAACCTAATTAAAGTGTCCAGCAGGAATTTATCTGGCTTTATAAGCGAAGTAGCTTATGCTTTGCTGATATAGCAGCTAGGAAATACTTTTCTGGCTCTGTCCTGTACTGTATAAATGCCAAAGGTTAGTCAGAATTCCCAGAAATATGTCAGAAGCTCTCTTGTGTGACCTAGAAAGGTTGCCTgctaatgaagatttttttaaaagcttAACAACAGGTAGTTTTTCTAGCAGAAAAACCTTCTCAACCTCCATTTTTTTACAATGCTCTTTCAGGTAGAATCAAAACTGCCTTCTTTAAACTGGGAATCAGTTTTGCTGATGCTAAAAATATAATAGGCTTTGTGTGAGGTGAGACAGAGATGTCCATCTAATAAGAAGTTTCCTCATATGATAGTCACTACATTTTTGGTACTAAATGGTTATTAGATGCTGGAGCTTTCCTTCAGAATGATCACAAAAGCATTTGTAAAAGAAACAGGGTCCTATGAGTAGTGgttgtattttttgaaaaatgataattatgataaaatgGGTAAGGCAAAATTgtgtcaaaagattttttttattcacatgtgataatatttatctgtttaaacgaattatatttttgtgcaaggtattatttgatttgattcaaTTTAAGAGGTTATCTTGTGCTGAGTTTTATAGTAAAACAAGACTTAACCAGCCAATCAATTATATGTATGCCCATAATTGTGGTCTTAAATGTCCTTAAGCTCATAGCCTTCTGTCTTTACAGACAGAAGACATGTAGTACACAGTCTCTAATAATTTGTGTATCGCCTGGACTCAAAGGTACCATATTCGTCAGTCACTCACGTCATAGTTGGTGTCCTATGAAAATTTGACTGAAATATCCTTGGAGTAGGGGACTCTTTATACGTATAATTGTTTTTGTATGAAATTATGCAGTTCATACAAACAGTTTATTTTATCATAACTCTGTAACATCTTTGTAATATCTTTCCCCAATTTGtttcataaatatgaatatatagttgTTAAGTAAGCCAATGTTCTCAGTTTATCAGTTACAACACCTATGAACTTTTTCCAATAATGGAGTGAGAGCTTAGAGGGCTGAGATGACAGCCTTCTACTTGAGGAAGTTCATGTGATGCTTCCTCACATGTATCCGTTAGCACCAATTTCTCTAGGGAGAGACAGATTAGTGGAACCCCTACTAAAAATCCTTCAAGATATTGTGATGAcgtgttaaccaccacacgataTATACTTATAGAATTATCTGATACCTGTATTCACTTAATGGAcacgaaattcacaaggtgtgaaatcgtaccacaaccttaaaccacagtgtgcagaatcaattcaggggtgaaaataaacactcgagagaaatcacacctgaacctctataatacaaatatatatgagtaaCACTCACACATAAATAACCACTAAACCGATCCCAAATACGcaactaataacagaaaccaacacattcaaacacaaaaaggagggggtccagaaaggaggagaaaagcaaaaagaaagatgatcctaacaaatacacactaatattcctaTCAACTTCTCcatatgttttaaaattaattctcctCTTGCCAGGCAAGGCACAACTCCACATCTGGAGGACAAATTAGGGTGACGATCAGATGTTTGCCCAATCACAGCGCTGAACCAAAAATATCGcaaggtggctggcaagtatcaaactgtccactgaagacgacagcagaggaacatttgccgtataaatattttaccttgggacagagaggttcccttggctttataactgagcCAAAGGCATAGAAGGattaaatcctgaagctgcagactgggagatccaaaggTATGTAGGGTGTAAATAATCTCCAGTCCATGTACATGTGCAGAGGCCAGAAATCAGTACCAATGGTCAATCCAAACAGCGCCCAAgagaaggtccaggaaacaaTTGGCTCATATAACCACCGAAGACTTCCATATCCCCTCTGGTCAACAAGAGCCTGGTGTTTGTTGGGCGGTAGGGAGAGAAGGCCACACCCagtgaaatcaccaaatatggaatttgaaaagaggattagCAAAAACATACAAGCCAAACACCAGAAAGGAGTAAACTAGCAATTACCtttcttaactaattaacagtttaaaaataatctaatacattattcacctatcattaactggcaacaagacGACAATATCCTCCTAGGCTATGACAGTATTTGTTTGGTAGGGTGGTACCAGCTTCTCCTGGATGTaaggaaatgtaatttttatgactaaatataAATGACTTATGTAACCttattacatatacacatctCCCTTGTATCAGTTATTAAGAGGAAAGAAGTAAAGTATGTATACAAAGTATGTAAATAAGGAAGAATTAGCTAATGGATAACACTGAAAAATAGTGATCTATCAAATTATATTAGGGAATTGTGAATAGGTTTATGCAAAGACTTATTTTTCAGTAGAAGTATGTCTTAATATAGCTCATTATGGTGTCAGCACTTATTTCTTACTAGTTATTGATGAATATCTGTAGGTTCATTTGTTACACTTGATGTTTGCCATTATTACTTAAGTCTCTTGGATGAAAGGATCATGAATCTGGTCAAGAACTTGATTGAACGGTTTGTGATGAAACAAAACTTAATATGATCTTAATTTTGCAGGCTCTGATAGACGACCACTGCTTGTCAAAATGGCTTCGTTCACGGAATTAACAGCACCTCCTATGCCAGAAGGATACTGTGAAGATGACTTTCAGTTCAGCAAGTTATTTAAGTGTGTGAATGTAGTTGGACAAAAGGTCTTGTGTGAAGTTGTAAAAGCAATGTATTCACACACATTATTGAATTCCAGTGGAGAGGGTAAGACTTTGCGCCAGTACTTAATCTCTCAAAAATGGAGTAATAGGAAAGTAAAGGATTGTTTCACAAAAGACCATCATGAACTTTTAGATGTAGACTTGATTAATGTAGAATTTGATATATCTTTTGCATGTACAGTCATGACATTAGTATGCAAAGATCTCTTTGATAAAATGAGTTGTGAAACAAAATTAGCAGTTGAAGaattgaaaaaattaagaaacagaATTTGCCACAAGTATGGACTTACTTGTAGTGAATGTAGTACTCTGATGGACTTCCTTAAAGATATTCTTAAAGATGTATATTTGGGTGTTGGAACTATTGTTGGCAAAGACTTCTCAGATAATATAAGTTGTATGGAAAGTGAAATACAGAGTATTCTTTCTGCAGAAATCAGCCATGTGGATGACAAGACATATTCAGACGGAGTGGAGAAATTTAGAAGTAATTTAAGGTTTAAAATGATAAATGCAGGAAAAAGAGAACTTCAGTTATCATGTAGCAAATTGCGAATTCTTAATCCTCATATTTGGATAACGGAGGAAGGTATAGAAAAAACTCCCTTAAGTAAATATCAAGTTCACAGACTCTTTACTCCATTAAATATGGACTATagtaaaaacaacattaaaataGCTGAGATTTTCAGTGTTACTGAAAGAATAGAAGGCCTAGAACAGGTACCTTCTGCTATTGTGATGTATGGATTATCTGGATGTGGAAAGACCTTTTTATGCCATTATTTGATCCATGAGTGGTGCAAAGATTGTGATCAAAATGTAACTGATCTTGACAAATTTGATTTGATAATATTTGTTGAAGTTCGTCACGTTCAATCAAAGACAATGATAGAGTTTCTGGAAAAAGAATGTCTGTTGGAAACctgtaaggattttaaaacttctGACATAATACCAACTTTGAAGGACCTTAATATACTTATAGTTGTGGATGGTTTTGAAGAAGCCAAGATAGGCACATCTCTAAACCTTGTAGgagatattttttgtaaatttggtgATAAATGTATTCTGTTGACTACTCTTCCTGAATACAAAGATGATGTGCTTTCTATTGCAAGAAAGTACAAAGTTTCTGCCTTCCCAGTACAAATACATGGCTTTGATGAAAGGAATTTAAGAATTTTTTCAGAGAAAGTATTTGGAACATTGAAAAAAGGTGAGGCGCCCCATGCTGAAGAACTTAATTCTTTTCTAAATTATATAGAAACTACTGGAAAAGGTTTGGGTAGAAATCTGAAACTTCCATTAACTCTTTCTCTTCTTGTATATCTATGGAGTTTGGATTCCAGAATTGCTTCCAAAATTTCCTCAACTACTATGTTGTATCAGGAAATCTTCAAGCTCTGTCAAAAAAGATCTTATGAACGATTAGAGAAAACGGACATTGAGCTTTTAGAGAACAAAGACAGAGAAAAGCTGAAGTATGAGCTTGACAAGATATTTTTCTGTTTAGGTCAACAAGCTTGGTCACTGCTTCTTAAAGGAGAGCTTATGTGTTTGACAGAGAAAGAAGTTAAAAGCATGGAAAGCTGTTGGAGGTTAGTTGATGTATTGGACTTTTTATCCAACTATTTGTATTGTGAATCAGAAGAGAACAATCCCGTACAAAAGagatcatttgttttttttcataaaacacaAATGGAATATCTAGCTGGAGCTTATTTAGCTAATAGGGTAACTCTTGGAAGCTATAGCAACCTCTCATTTGAAGATATAGATGTTGAAGTGGAAAATGGGACTGGATGGCAAAATTTACTGGAAGTTATCAAGTTTATGACAGGAAATTTGGCAGTTACAGAAATGTTGAAGGCAAATGAAATGTCAGAAATATTAGAGATTTTGAGGACAGCAAATATATCTTCTACAGATTACAACTTTTGGTGGAATTTTTACTTAGAAACCCTGAAAAATGAGCATGTGGGTTGCATAATTATTGACAAATTACCTCAATCAGTTTGGATTTTAGATGATGAACACGTCGTTTCTGGTCTCAGTTTTTATCGTGATCTGGATGTGAAtttagaaattttaaagattGAAATTCCAGTTGATGTTGATCCTTATGACATCAAAGAACTGTTAACCACACTGAAAGAAATCAGATGTAAGAAGATGGAATGTATGCAGGCAGATAAGAAAATAGATCCAGTTATGATTGAATTACACTTTTTGAATCATGAAAGTACTAACACCTTCAGTAAATTGTCCGACAGCTTACTTTCGTCTTTGAACCCCTGGGGTCACCTCACTAGTTTCACTGGTGCTTTAGGAGAGCAAGAAATTTTGAGTTCTTGTGATAAGCTTGAGGCAATTCGTGTTAGATTGAACTCTGTTAATGCATTCAGCACATTCAAAATAAGTTTGGGTAAGATTTCCAAAACTGTCAAAACATTGTGTGTAACACTTGCCATTCCTTTCAGCTGCTCCCCTTCAGAGTTGTGTGATTTGGAGTATACAGGAAATTTTGAATTAAGGCTAATGGGAGCAAATGATGAACTCAAGGAATGGATTGCAGGCGTGGTGAAGCTAATAAGTGGAAGGTAAGTATTTTAATGTTTACTGTAATTACAATTACCATGTGCATTATTAATGTCTGGACAAGAAACAAACCTATAAGTTTGCTTGAAGATTTGTTACCAGAGACCATGGATAATTTTATTTCCAATCCCTTATTTATTTAAAGTGCAGTGAGATGCCCCCAGGAAATTTTTATTATGGAAGGAGTCCCTATGTCAGCAGTGCACATTTCAGTTTTGAGCTTAGATTATGAAACAGACTTCCTACCAGAGGCTGCATAGCTATTTCTATGCTCGCAGTTTTAACTCTTTGCCTAGACCAAGCAGGGATGCTGTTCTAGTTTCCTAAATGGTGAAGATGAGTTTTTCCAAGTTCATTCAAAACTGTAGAAAGAATCAGTTTTCCAGAATCATTCACAACAGCAGATGAAACCAAACATTAAGCTATTGTAAGGGCTTTGAAAATGGCGCTTTAAAGCTGACAAAAGTTATTATACCTAGCTTCAAGTGTGACACTTTAGTATGAATCCTCTGCTTACCTGGCGATGTTAAATATATGAATTGTACACAGTATGAATTTCTCAAATTACCTCTTATCTTGCTATCATAAATCTGGGGCACTGTACCTGTATTTTTAAGTTAGGATGAGGTGGTAAACAGTTCCCAACAGTAGGTTTTGGCCCTTTTTTTCTGTCTGACTATCCACTCTGAAGTAgtcatgtacatatacatattgtttagttttgtgttgtgtttgtgttatCAGTAtcaatatcttatataattttcttttttacagaaatggCTGTCATAAATTGTCCCTGGTGAACTCAGAAATGACTTGTGAGACCATTCATTATCTTTTGAAAGAACTGGAAAACACTGTACACGAGAAGATTTCCTTCAACACAATTAATAAGCTAACTAATGAAGAATTAGAAGAGTTGAGAGAATTACAGATGAAGGATTTCTTAGAAATCAGTTGAACTTAAACCCTAACAAGTgacaacattattttttttctgttttaccatGTGAAGACTGAAAAGGTTGGTCAAGTCAAGCCTGAAGATGACTGGAAATTAAAAAACAGATTATTTTACAGTAACAGATGATAGACctgcattataaaaatatatgaggaGATAACAGGCATCTGAGaaaaacatgcaagaaaaatGATGTAGCTTGGCTGTTAAGGAAAGAAATTTACTGAACTGGACAATCAGAAGAGTTGCATACTTAATGTAGAACTGAAAATATGAAAGAGGAAACTAACGCTGGTCGCGCCATGAGTGGTGAAGAAGCGCGTCCTATCAACTGTGAATATTAGTAGCAGCTACTGCTGTGAGTCAGAAAACAACAGCAACAGTTTCACATGCACTTGTTAATGAGAAATCAAAGATCATGTAAGGTCTGTAACTGGGAGTTTTATGGCATAAATGGGAATCTAAAGGAAGTTACCATGGGGatgcattttcaaaatattttgtgtggAATAACACCT from the Macrobrachium nipponense isolate FS-2020 chromosome 42, ASM1510439v2, whole genome shotgun sequence genome contains:
- the LOC135213053 gene encoding uncharacterized protein LOC135213053; translated protein: MASFTELTAPPMPEGYCEDDFQFSKLFKCVNVVGQKVLCEVVKAMYSHTLLNSSGEGKTLRQYLISQKWSNRKVKDCFTKDHHELLDVDLINVEFDISFACTVMTLVCKDLFDKMSCETKLAVEELKKLRNRICHKYGLTCSECSTLMDFLKDILKDVYLGVGTIVGKDFSDNISCMESEIQSILSAEISHVDDKTYSDGVEKFRSNLRFKMINAGKRELQLSCSKLRILNPHIWITEEGIEKTPLSKYQVHRLFTPLNMDYSKNNIKIAEIFSVTERIEGLEQVPSAIVMYGLSGCGKTFLCHYLIHEWCKDCDQNVTDLDKFDLIIFVEVRHVQSKTMIEFLEKECLLETCKDFKTSDIIPTLKDLNILIVVDGFEEAKIGTSLNLVGDIFCKFGDKCILLTTLPEYKDDVLSIARKYKVSAFPVQIHGFDERNLRIFSEKVFGTLKKGEAPHAEELNSFLNYIETTGKGLGRNLKLPLTLSLLVYLWSLDSRIASKISSTTMLYQEIFKLCQKRSYERLEKTDIELLENKDREKLKYELDKIFFCLGQQAWSLLLKGELMCLTEKEVKSMESCWRLVDVLDFLSNYLYCESEENNPVQKRSFVFFHKTQMEYLAGAYLANRVTLGSYSNLSFEDIDVEVENGTGWQNLLEVIKFMTGNLAVTEMLKANEMSEILEILRTANISSTDYNFWWNFYLETLKNEHVGCIIIDKLPQSVWILDDEHVVSGLSFYRDLDVNLEILKIEIPVDVDPYDIKELLTTLKEIRCKKMECMQADKKIDPVMIELHFLNHESTNTFSKLSDSLLSSLNPWGHLTSFTGALGEQEILSSCDKLEAIRVRLNSVNAFSTFKISLGKISKTVKTLCVTLAIPFSCSPSELCDLEYTGNFELRLMGANDELKEWIAGVVKLISGRNGCHKLSLVNSEMTCETIHYLLKELENTVHEKISFNTINKLTNEELEELRELQMKDFLEIS